From Juglans regia cultivar Chandler chromosome 9, Walnut 2.0, whole genome shotgun sequence:
gtgtttcgaaagatatcatGTGACTTCTAGTGCacgcctagtgttttaaatatgctgaaaatatttataaggagtatttccagtattattgaattaagattgatcttaaattcgacaatcataatattcttgaagagatccaaaaatattataatcgtcggaaatcattttaatattattattaaaatgatttcaattatttaagatattatgagatttaaattatgttgaaaacttttattaatcaaaaggttttattctctttaatatgttaagtgagacttcatcattttattaatgatgaagaatattattttataaactaaagttagtttaaaataatattctaccctaattcctctaagcgtttttaattaagttaatgttttatgcattttcaaatcagtatttgagatccatcgttagatcgttacatGGATCCCtggacgaagggactgggttaaatacctagaccccctcacttttccctcagctctctctctctcctccctctccctagCATACGTAGTACGCACTGCACCCCACGCCCGAACGGTTCCATAGCTCAGCTCGGCGCCATCGTGCATCGCCAGCTCTCACTGCCGGCACCACCGGTTGCACCTCCCTCCGGTGAGCTCAACTagcccagcccctctctctcacgctctccctttctccatttcggaagtacacagcccgaatgggcttggtgcgCGTAGCACCGCTGTGCACCGTCCTCCaacaccaccacctccacggcagcTTCCTCTGCCACCTACCACCACCCTCCAACAAAACCAGCACCTCTCATTCGAAACTTGTTGATCTTTACCTTGTTAACTCAGGAAATTTCACATTAGTTTATATACTTCAACGTGAATAAAGGAATTCTattaggatattaccccatcctagcacttagggtcgtgataacTATAAACAAACTTAACTGACATGGAAATACTATTTTTGAGGAACACTCGAGAcatgacgtgacatgaaacaaaaagagagaTGACCTAATGTAATGTAACATGACATGTACATGAGATGAATGACATGGTATAACATGAAACAGACAAACAtttcgtgacatggcataacgtgTAATAGATAATATTTCGTGACCTGATAAAgtgtgtaacaaataaacatttcatgaaatgaaaaaaatatgtaacagataaacattttgtgacagaataaaatgtgtaacagataaacatttcatgatagaataaaatatgtaactGATAAATATGTCATAACAGAATAAAATGTATATTTGATAAACATGtggttacaaaataaaatatgtaattgaTAAACATGTAGTGGCATGGCATAGCATGACATATGTAAGAACGTAAGAACATGAACTGTTCTCCTAccaacacacatatataataatctGACAGTAAGATAGAATCTAACTTATAGAGATCGTATCATGACGaattaaaatatgtgaaatACGAAAAACTATAAGGAGAGACTTCTAAGTGTTAGAAACTCCTCACTAATAATTTCGAAACATAAAATtgctaacttagagtaaattgaccattttaccccactatatgtgaaaaaattaccattttaccccttacttaaggatttcacatcctaactctaaaaccAACCAAATTTTACATtactcatgtaaattttgtcttaaatccaaatatctaattcgaaaaatttaaaacacatcaCAACCAGGTCAAACATGCATAGGCCAAAACccttaatttttgttgcaattctataAAACCTCATTTCTCATgcttaaaccaaaatattgaaacatacaaaaatcatatcttaTGCTTAAATAACATACTAAAACAACCAAAACAACTTTCATCACAAAAGTCACAAATTCCTTCAATacaaaacttcaagtatttaaCTTTAAGCAGAACCTTTAATGTTCAAGGatttatctctttttaaaataactacaaGAACTTCAAAATTTTAGTAACATACACTCCATAcattcataaaacatttctaaGAACTGTCATACTCTGAATCATCAAGCAAAAATCACCAAAttcacaaaatccaactcaaaaCATTTGGCTATCACACTTTCACCAAAATTGAAATCTATgtggtttggttttgatcaagCCATTAGTTTTGAAACATTTCAAGAAATAAATCACAAATGAACCACATAATTTGGTTAATAATCAAGTCCTAGAATAGATCTAAGCATTAAACCTAAGATCACAAGGCGAAATATGcataaaaacttcaaatataaGACCCATTCGAATCttttcatgtataaaaatttatatctttaaaaccaGCATCATAAATCCTCAAAATAACATCCCAACATGTAAATAAAAGTCTTAGAAACATCATATGTGAATATTAAGGACATTGGAACATGTTTTTTCAACAAaagattcaagtttattaaaaaaaaaaatctgttttcaACTTCctagttttcaactttttagatctaggtcaaaatctcataaaataaacttataacatgcaacatatattctttaaaaaaatatattatcatgttAACTATAATCgataaaaaaattagaccaaAATCTTGCCAATAGCTTggtaaaaatcatcaaaatatcacaCACTGCCTAGACTGTCACCCAGAATGACCTCTTCATACTTAAACAAACGTTTCACTACCAAATGACCATTCAAATTAACACAAAACATACCTAAAGAAACTATACTCGAAGGGgaacaacttatatgaagggtactttgtgagaaaatacttacaatagcTTCAAAAAAGTCAAGCATGGTAAGCCGTAAAAACTATCCTAGAGCTGCTTTGATTTTTTCTCCAAGAAAAGGCTTGAAAAGTGACCCAATGTAAGGAGAATGGACATGGACTACTCTTAAACATCTAGAGGTGTgtgaaagtgaaaaataaattttatattatttataaaatttttgggGTTCAATTGAATTCCAAGTATTTAGGATTTCTATAGGGTcaaaaccctctttggtttgacaCAAATTGGATGGTTGGAAATTTCATACTGTGATTTCGAAAACATTGATCTAGGTGATAACATTGAGGCTactattcattttgaaaaagtgaaaaataaattttatattataaaatcataaataatcatactaccttaaaattcaaatcattATTCAAAATTCAACTCTGAACTACCTTGAAATAatcaaaaaatgttttcaaacaAGCATTATCCCGAAAATCGAAAATTGTtttgtgccataaaatcttaaaaattcttCTAAGGCTAATGGCTCAAACAATTTCTTATTCTAACGCTTATAAGtacctaaaataaataaaattgcatttTTGACATCATAGAGAGTAGTAACACTGACTATGCTCGCAGAGTAAAACATAcgtgattggtcgattcgtgaaaacttCCGGATTTTCATGAGGTTCCTAAAACCTAAAAAAACTCTTCCATTAACTTTCTGGCGGGTTCACTACAAGGAAAACCACTTATTGCATCAAATTTGGCATTGTCGCAAACAAAATCGTCGGAAATGGTATCTAATTGCAACGGATAAAATGTCGCTGCAAGTTTTCGTCGACAATTACGGGATCGGCAATCAAGGAGCATTGATTCAATTTATTACGTCGATTCTTCAtcatttgcgacgattttaccTTCGCAATAACTATAGGTTTACTGCGTCGGCTGGTCATCCACAAAATAAACATATTGCAATGATACTAATCAACCGACgcaaaaaataaagtttgtaTTCTACAATCTTCCATCGacatttggttctttttttttttttttttccagaaatcCCCCATTTCTTTCTTGAGGGTCACCTATAGCCGTTCTCGTTGTTTCGATTTCCCCCAACAAAAGCCTTAATTTCTGACATGAACTCCTCGTTCTGGCAAGGTGTCGATTTCAACGGTAGGATAATGatgatttctcttttttttgggttgtaggtttttcatatataattttgtatatatatagaaatcatCATCCCATACCACTTGCCGACTGAATTTCAAACACCATTCATGAGTAATGAACTTGTATCCCATATCTAATTTTGAGATTCTTTTGAGTGTGTGatgatgatttcttttttttttgggttgcagGTTTTTGTGATTTCTCTTCGAAAGCCATTCCATCCCTTAGCAGCAATGTAAATAGAAATTTTTGGGACTTTGTATGATGGGGAATGATCCAAAATCTGGCATAATCGAAAATCCAGAGGTCGATTTTTAACGAATTTTGGCTTTCATCAAGGTAATTTTTTCCCCTAATAAAGTGATGTTTGTGgattatatagaattattaatATGTGTACAACTGTGAAAAGCTTGAAAAAATATAACTGTTTAGATTATTTGGTTCTTTCTTGGAAACAAAAATGTTATGTTTCTGTTATGGCATTTCATAGTTGGCTTTTTACTTCCTGGCTTATAATAGAAGAAGTGGGCATCTTAACATTTGCAAGTTGATCAGTTTTTGGCTGAATGTTATGTAGCATCAATGTTTTGCTTTAAGCCATTTACATGGGCTTCACCTAATATTCATTCATTCTCAATAAAATCCTAACTTACTTACCTATAAATTTTTGGCAATATGACATATACTTATATTCTGTCAAAGGAAAGTGTCATAATTTTTGCCACATGTGAATCCACTTTTTCTGATGAAAAGAGGCATGAGAAACACACTTAAAGTGAACTCCATCCATTCCTAAGTTTTCTTTGGGGCGTGCCCAGCTCCCCCACAAAACTAgtttcttgcatttttcttcAAGTCTTCGGTCAGATTTGAAGTTTAGAGCCATTCAAAGAGAGGAACCCAGTATTCATCCTTACCTTTCAGATTAGATTGAAGACTCCACAAAATGACACTCAATAACAAACCTAAGAAACCCATTACTCCTTTCAAATCCTTATCCATTTAATATGTATGAAGTATTAAATGTTACGTATGAACTATTAACATTTGTTTTGCACGATAAGAGACACAGTAtgaacaaataaaatagaagagGAAACTAAAtctaattcttttccttttttattttacatactttatatacatataatctTTATATTCATCTATGCTATAAAGTAAAGAATACATCTTAAGACACGTATGTATCatgatatatttaatgaaatagaTTTAATGAATATGTATATCAACCCATATCCATTAATTGATACTCATACAAATTGAATCATGTGCCAGGAACCAGATTTGAAATGGTGACATGAGGATTCTCAGTCCTCTGCTATACCAGCTAAGCTATCCTCTACTCCATGAAACAGATAGGTGGTTAGAGCTAGTAATACCGATAAACTTTATGTTTGTTCCCCTTTTATATGAAGAAAAGGATCTCAAAATTAATCCCAAAACTGattaatagtaagttaaaaagaaattacagttaatatatatatcaacaaacTAGCTAGGCAAGTACTAATCATACTTATCTCAATTGAGGTGATGGCATTTTACAAGATACTTTATTCATCATGGAAGCCATGGTTatcttttatgaaattcttCTAAACTCATTTAcgtattaatatacatataccTGAGTTTAGATAGTTGCTAACTTCCATGAAAAATGCAGTTTTTCACATGCATAAACTCAAGTTTCGATATGTCAAATCTGAAAAGGCTTTTTCCACACACGAAGCTATGTGATGCATATAAACACAGCGTTATGTAGCAAACTAATATTAGTAACTTGCTTTAGTTTTTTTCACTCCCAGGAAAAAATAACCAATAcaatttcttacttatataaaaaaaaaatgttaactGAGGTTTCAAGAGTTGATAGCCACTTCTATTTTCCAGGCAAAGGTAGTCAAGAGCCACTTGTTGTGGAGAATCACCATTAAAAAACGTACACTGCAATTAATCTCAATAACTCATCTCACCAGTCTAAAAAAATTTGGTAACTAAAAGTAACTTTTAACCAACAAAAAATCACCAACACAAATAGAGATTTCCCAAGAAGCTTATTCTTTTTAAGATATAGTTAAATATAACAACAATTTTCAGCAAATATAATCCATGATAAGTTTACCACTTGCCacaaaataagttttttgaTAGGATTGTAGACTTAGCATGAATGACACTTACCTTGAGAATAAAGATCCTTCAAGCTCAAAGATCACATCTGTAATGATCCAATTATCAGGGTAAGGCTTACCACTTGGTGCAAAATAATAACCAACCTGTACTATCATTGGCAGGATACCAAAACTATCATTCACCATGGTAACCAGCTAGAAGATAGAAGATAGAACAGGTAATGACAAATCCCTAGCCATAAGAAAGATATAGCTTTGGATGCATATAACCTAATTAGCTGTCCAGAAAGTCACTAAAACTGATCTAAAAATGTGGAGTTTAAACAACCACTGAATACAAGAATTTACTAGAGAAATTATGATCCAATACAACttagcaaagaaaaaaattatgatgcaATACAAAATGTCTAATTGTCTAAGCTAAAGAGGCAACACACATTCACCCATATGATTTCAGGAATATACACACATGTTTACTAGAACTCATCAAGAAACTAAAATCTATTGTTTCTAAGTCAGTATAATACCCACTATTGACCTTAGGATATCAAAGGAAAAGGAACAAATTTAACTAATGGTTTAAGTAGCACTCTGTAAAATTGAAGGTGTCCTTTTgactaaaacaaaattttaaggATTACATGTTTctctttcaagaaaaatataaatctgTACCATGAAGAACACAATTTTACCTCAGTCTTTGAATTTATTCCATAGacacaaaacattttttataggTGGCTCGTCCCAAGGTGTAAGTGGATTCAAAACAGGATCACCATGATATGACCTAAAATGCACAACATTGTGAACATAGGCTATTGAAAATAGAACCAGAAAGCAGTACCATCTAATGCtttccagaataataaaaaataaaagagatggaAAAAGAACCTAGCATTAGAAATTCTAATCAATATAGCATTTGGTATTTATGAATCAACAAACATACTGGGACTTCCccatataatatgttaaaaatgaCCAATTGAAGTTGTGATGCATGTGCACGATACccataagaattttataaatgttcCATTAATAATTCATAcaatttatggaaaatgattaacTTACCACTCTTTTCtaactattttataactctatATGAAAGGAAGGTAACtttgtaaaattgaaatttatttttaaagaagtgGCACAATTGCAAAGAGACCTAAATGCTTGGAAAGAGGAATCTTCCAAGCTGATCAAGAGACCTAAATTTCCTTCGTAGAGGTTGTTACTCTCCCCTAACTACTCAACCACCACCATATGAAATTGCCAAAACCAAGCTTCAtccaaaaatattcaattccaaCCAAAAACCATCAAACCCTTTATGTATGTTCCACCATTTTTCCTTACAACATCAATGCCACTACAATTGTTTTTGCCTCTTAAGTAATATTGTGTCAATTACagcaatttaaaactttgattcCTATTGACTTAGCATACCTTTTGCTTGATGCCCCATTCATTTGCACATATATCAGGTTCATTAAAGtgatgttaaatatatatatatatatatatatatcttccctATCGTACACCAAGAATACagtttcatatattaaatactaTTGAGAAATTTACATTGGCTTTGGTAGTATGCCCATGTAGTATTTATGACCCACAGTTGGGGCTACTGATTTCTTCTCTTAGCAGCcaatatattttacttatttcatgccaacttaaaattattgttcattccttttttcaagatggacaaaagttggatgaattCTAAGGATAGACTTCGATCAACGGAATATGCTGAAGGGGTTAAGGAGTTCCTCACACAGGCACGAAACCACGCAGTGGGGAGTGACCACATCCGGTGTCCATGCCGTAtatgttctaataatatttggCTACCTATAAGTGAGGTGGAAACTCACTTGTTCCTTACAGGGATTAATCCTAACTATACGGaatggatatttcatggggaggaggaagCATGGAATGTCACTGATGACGAAGAAGATGGCCATGTTAGTGATGAAGAAGGATATATTGATGACATGGATGAGATGTTAAATGACATCAGGGGAGGGACATTCGCTGATGTAGCCTTAGGCAGTCCTAGCTGTGATACTGGGGCTCCTATTCCAGGATCTACACAATACTCAGCCCACGAAAAACTTTTAAATGATGCCAAACAACCACTTTTTGATGGCTGCACACAGTTTTCGCAACTCTCTTTCATTGTAAAATTGTTACACATTAAAACAATTGGGGGTTGGTCAATAAGATCATTTGACATGCTGCTTGAGCTTTTGAGGTCTGCATTTCCAGATGCCCTCTTGCCACAGTCATACGAAGAGTCACGATCATTGCAACGGGGTTTGGGCTTTAGTTACACCAAAATTCATGCTTGCCCTAACGACTGCATATTATATTGGAAGCAACATTCCGAGCTAACTGAATGCCCTAAATGTAAGACTTCTAGGTGGTTGTCAACCACACACAAAAGCCGCCTAATCCCTCAGAAGGTTTTGCGTCATTTCCCTTTGAAGCCAAGGTTGCAACGACTATATATGTCACGAAAGACAGCCgttgatatgagatggcataaagagcAACGAGCGAATGATGGCATCAATATGAGACATCCTGCTGATTCAGAGGTTTGGAACCAATTTGATAAAGATCATAATTGGTTTGCAGCGGATGCTTGCAATGTCCGACTGGGTCTATCAAGTGATGGATTTAACCCTTTCAATAATATGGCCAAACCTTATAGTATATGGCCAGTTATCCTTGTTCCATATAACTTGCCCCcatggttatgcatgaaagaggCGTTCTTTATAACGTCTCTCATTATTCCTGGACCAAAATCACCAGGAAATGAGATCGATGTATACTTGCAACCTCTTAtagatgaattgaatgatcTTTGGACAAATGGGGTTGCTACATACGATGCCTCTGCTATGGAAACATTATTGCTACATGCTGCTTTATTGTGGATAATTAATGACTTTCCGACATATGGTAACCTTTCAGGGTGGTCAACTAAAGGCAAACTAGCATGTCCTACTTGCAACTTGGGTACAGATTCTATGTGGTTGACATATGGTCGAAAGCATGCATATATGGGACATCGTCGATTCTTACCTGCAAATCACATATggagaacaaaaaaaagtgttttcaatGGTAAGTGTGATCATCACACCTCGCCAAATTTGTTAACAGGACTTGATATTATCAATCAACTAAGTTTTATTGGAGATGTACACTTTGGTAAGGGTTTGAAGAAAAGGAAACGTAATCCCAATGAATTGAATTGGACGAAACGGAGCATATTCTTCAATTTGCCATATTGGTCGACACTTAAGCTCAGacataatctagatgttatgcatattgagaagaacatATGCGACAACATCTTGGGAACCTTCATGAACATTCCTGGGAAGACAAAAGATAATATCAATTCTCGGCGCACCCTTTCCAATCTGGGTATAAGAAATGAGTTACATTTGATCCAAGATGGTCAGCGGTGTACAATGCCACATGCATGTTTCACATTGTATGGAGATGAGAGGAAAAGTTTCTGTGAATGGCTATCAGCTGTGAAATTTCCAGATGGATTCGCTGCAAATGTTTCACGATGCGTTTCTACACATGATTGTAAAATCTCAGGTTTCAAAAGCCAGGATTGTCATGTTTTCATCCAAAGACTACTTCCTGTTGCAGTTGGGGGGTACTTAAAAAATGATGTTAGCATGGCTTTGATTGAGCTTagcaattttttcaaagaactgTGTGCAAGAACACTTGATGTGAACCTGTTGACTCAGCTTGAGAGTGATATCGTTGTCATTCTATGCAAGTTAGAGATGATCTTTCCCCCTTCATTTTTTGATGTTATGGTCCATCTAGCAGTTCATTTACCTCGTGAGGCCTTGCTTGCAGGCCCAGttcaatataggtggatgtacccTTTTGAAAGGTATCTCGGCAAATTCAAGtggtatgtaaaaaataaagccCGCCCAGAAGGATCAATAGCAGAAGCCTACATTCAAGTAGAATGCTTGACATTTTGCTCAATGTATCTCCATGATGttgagacaaaatttaattGAGCAGACCGCAATGTTGATCGGTTAGACGATGATGAAGCAGATGGCTTCTCAATTTTCACCCAAAAAGTTCGTCCCTTGGGTATGTCAACTCGTCTTCAATTAGATGATAAACTCTTCAAATCAGCTAGCTGGTACATCCTTAACAACTGTACAGAAATTGCACCTTACATTGAGTAAGCACCCTCATACTCCCCCACTTGACTCCATGGTTGTGTAAATCCATATACTTCCAAGAAGGGCATTTCTTACTGTAAGTCTGCACTAACGTCacatttctaatttctatattATCATTGTGCAGTGAACACGACAACCATTGTAAGCTGAATTACCCACATTCAGTTGATCGTACTCACGAAAAACAGTTTCCAAGATGGTTGAAAGAACGTGTATGTTAACTTAGTTCCCACACTTACTCATAGGGTGGTAACCAATATACTGGAATCTAACTAACTATAGTGAGTTACAATATTGATCTTGCCAGGTTCAAGATCAGCGTGCAGTCAACCCTAGTGACATCTCTGCTGATCTATATGCTATAGCTTGTGGCCCTGACCCTTGGGTCGCATCATATGTTGGTTGCATAGTAAATGGAAAAAGGTTTCATACAAAAGCACTTGAAGAACTTCGTCGTACTCAAAATTCTGGTGTGTTCGTGACTGGTGAACATCAATCCAACAGTTTAGACTTTTATGGTTCTATAGATGATGTTCTAGAATTACACTATATGGGATGGCGCCATGTCTATTTATTTAAATGTCAATGGTATGACGTTGGTGATCGTAGACGAGGAATAAGAGTGGATAACCACATGTGTAATGTCAATATGAACTGGACATGGTATAAGGATGAACCTTTTGTGTTAGCGTGCCAAGCTTCACAATGTTTTTACATAAAAGATACAAGGGTGAAAGGTAATTGGTATGTTGTACAAAAGTTCATAGACAGAAATGTATATGACATTCCAACGGGGGCTCCAGTAGAAGACCACGATGCAGAAGCAAGGGACAGTACTGAAGCATATAAGGAGGATGAGTCCTTTAATATTTACACGACTGTCGAATGTGGTGAAGCCCTTTTATTGGCTCCACTGCACAGGAGTGACTTAGAACCAAGCCCAATTGATAACTCAACAAACATTGCTGAAATTAATCATGCTTCGCCACTTGGAGACTTTATCAACGATGCTGAGATGGAGACTGAATCAGAGGATGGAGATGAAAGTCATGATGAAACTAATAATGAGGATGTATCAACCGATGAAGATATACCATCAGACTAAACAAGTCTAAAAGGTTCTATAATGTTATCTTATCCTATTCTAGATGAGCACTTTTATTCATAAAGCGTATGGTTGAATTTATACTTTctgacataaatatatatattcctcagGTATATTTTCAGTGGTTGTCCCCAAAGGCGATATTGTCTGATGATGTATTCATGGTATAATATAAACTTAAGTGTTAGTGTTGATATTCATGGTACATTGAGTTCAACAATATGAGATTTGTAACAATTGACAATATTGGTTGTCTTGACCATGTATCTCATCAAGTTCCACATCAAGTAAAGTTTCTGGTGGGATAACTTGGACATGGATGGTTTTATTGCATAGTTTTTGTTAACAACTTGGAAGTAACAGTTTCAGCTGAGCTagcattttcttcatttctggCCATTCAATTTGGTGATGCTGCTGCAGGAGACAACttccttttgataaaaataGAACATTTGTTGAAAATTGCATAGCTGTAAATTGTATTACATATTACATTTTATCGTCAATGTCCATTTTGTGCATTGGTATTCACAAATCCTCCACGAAGAGCATACATTTCCAAGATGAGTCCCACATGCCAATAagctttgaatttttgaaaaggACATCTCAAAACATATACAAAAGTCATTTTAGGCAAGTTAACATAAAAGTTATGATTAATCTGAACAGTGAAGAAGTACCCTGGTATATGGATTTGGTCAATAATTAATGTTATTCATGATTTGATGCCTTTAGGAAGAGAAATTCAAAGGCCTCTGAAACACTACCTGCTAAATGGCACATGGAAGAAGAacttttagaagtttgaaagtGCTTAATTATACAAATAAGTATTGGAGAAAAGCGTTGGCAATATTATTTACGCCTTGCAGTTATGCCTATTAAATACTTCTAAATATGCCAATaagtattaatttaattaaataatgagtATTCATTTCTTTCTAGCCATTCACAATTTTGTGATGTTACTGCAGGAGGCAACttccttttaataaaaatagaacatTTCCATAGCTGTaaattatattacatattaCACTTTATCATCGATGTCCATTGTGTGCGTTGGTATTCACAAATCCTCCACGAAGAGCATACATTGCCAAGATGAGTCTCACATGCCAATAAGctttgaagttttgaaaaggatatctcaaaatatatacaaaagtcATTTTACATAAGTTAACATAAAAGTTGTGATTAATCTGAACAGTGAAGAAGTTGCTATATGGattcacttaataattaatgttaTTCATGATTTGACGCCTTTAGGAAGAGAAATTTGAAGGCCTATGAAACACTACTTGCTAAATTGGACATGGAAGAAG
This genomic window contains:
- the LOC109012928 gene encoding uncharacterized protein LOC109012928 translates to MDKSWMNSKDRLRSTEYAEGVKEFLTQARNHAVGSDHIRCPCRICSNNIWLPISEVETHLFLTGINPNYTEWIFHGEEEAWNVTDDEEDGHVSDEEGYIDDMDEMLNDIRGGTFADVALGSPSCDTGAPIPGSTQYSAHEKLLNDAKQPLFDGCTQFSQLSFIVKLLHIKTIGGWSIRSFDMLLELLRSAFPDALLPQSYEESRSLQRGLGFSYTKIHACPNDCILYWKQHSELTECPKCKTSRWLSTTHKSRLIPQKVLRHFPLKPRLQRLYMSRKTAVDMRWHKEQRANDGINMRHPADSEVWNQFDKDHNWFAADACNVRLGLSSDGFNPFNNMAKPYSIWPVILVPYNLPPWLCMKEAFFITSLIIPGPKSPGNEIDVYLQPLIDELNDLWTNGVATYDASAMETLLLHAALLWIINDFPTYGNLSGWSTKGKLACPTCNLGTDSMWLTYGRKHAYMGHRRFLPANHIWRTKKSVFNGKCDHHTSPNLLTGLDIINQLSFIGDVHFGKGLKKRKRNPNELNWTKRSIFFNLPYWSTLKLRHNLDVMHIEKNICDNILGTFMNIPGKTKDNINSRRTLSNLGIRNELHLIQDGQRCTMPHACFTLYGDERKSFCEWLSAVKFPDGFAANVSRCVSTHDCKISGFKSQDCHVFIQRLLPVAVGGYLKNDVSMALIELSNFFKELCARTLDVNLLTQLESDIVVILCKLEMIFPPSFFDVMVHLAVHLPREALLAGPVQYRWMYPFERYLDRNVDRLDDDEADGFSIFTQKVRPLGMSTRLQLDDKLFKSASWYILNNCTEIAPYIDEHDNHCKLNYPHSVDRTHEKQFPRWLKERVQDQRAVNPSDISADLYAIACGPDPWVASYVGCIVNGKRFHTKALEELRRTQNSGVFVTGEHQSNSLDFYGSIDDVLELHYMGWRHVYLFKCQWYDVGDRRRGIRVDNHMCNVNMNWTWYKDEPFVLACQASQCFYIKDTRVKGNWYVVQKFIDRNVYDIPTGAPVEDHDAEARDSTEAYKEDESFNIYTTVECGEALLLAPLHRSDLEPSPIDNSTNIAEINHASPLGDFINDAEMETESEDGDESHDETNNEDVSTDEDIPSD